In Glandiceps talaboti chromosome 14, keGlaTala1.1, whole genome shotgun sequence, a single genomic region encodes these proteins:
- the LOC144446027 gene encoding von Willebrand factor D and EGF domain-containing protein-like, with protein sequence MKKQCVEVISKDTTFWNEEDGTLIKPNLCVILQNFCYRDCNGNGTCNNCTCSCNAGLGGIDCSVDLSIPPDVNGGHKNGLCDTKFDDCTYVSIWGGNIIDTNDLTCSRINVQISAKGFETTTELETINESGTSNSLALFNSYEQVRCPSDDTPSTVVDKNITKPSGSLYMLSNDGKMKSAAVLVIKYNSNCDICNGTAGSCTRRDNICVFDDDCFDKDHLVCQESPLAHLIKVAGSTIFAILIAVTIITIVVLAVRHMKMKSKVGTAPAPDNGSAKSIAMS encoded by the exons ATGAAGAAACAATGTGTAGAGGTAATAAGCAAAGATACAACCTTCTGGAATGAAGAAGATGGGACTTTGATTAAACCGAATTTGTGTGTCATTTTACAAAACTTTTGTTATCGAGATTGTAACGGAAATGGTACGTGCAATAACTGCACCTGCTCTTGTAATGCAGGACTTGGAGGAATAGACTGTTCTGTAGATCTCAGCATACCACCAGATGTGAACGGAGGACATAAAAACGGACTATGTGATACTAAGTTTGATGACTGCACCTACGTTAGCATCTGGGGCGGTAATATCATTGATACTAATGACCTAACATGTTCCAGAATAAATGTTCAG ATATCTGCAAAAGGATTCGAAACCACAACGGAATTGGAGACCATCAACGAGTCTGGAACATCGAATTCTTTAGCCTTGTTCAATTCATATGAACAAGTTCGTTGCCCAAGTGATGATACTCCGAGTACTGTCGTCGACAAGAACATAACCAAACCATCTGGATCTTTGTACATGCTTAGCAACGATGGGAAAATGAAGAGTGCTGCTGTATTGGTTATCAAATATAACTCCAATTGTGATATCTGTAACGGTACTGCGGGATCATGCACTAGAAGG GATAATATATGTGTCTTTGACGATGACTGCTTTGACAAAGATCACCTTGTTTGCCAAG AATCCCCGCTCGCTCATCTCATAAAAGTTGCTGGTTCTACTATCTTCGCAATATTGATTGCTGTAACAATCATCACCATAGTGGTCCTTGCAGTTAGACA CATGAAAATGAAATCCAAGGTTGGCACTGCTCCAGCCCCAGACAACGGCTCTGCGAAGAGCATAGCAATGTCCTAG